A window from Rhizosphaericola mali encodes these proteins:
- a CDS encoding IS1096 element passenger TnpR family protein has protein sequence MAELKFRVYLEEDDSIYRDVIILHNQTFLDLNNIILKAYEFDSKFESTFYRSNDQWLEGREITKEKYDKSYRADPLIMADTTIGSEILETNQKFKYVYDFTKHWAFLIELIKITKEISSKITYPAVARLEGIGPQQYGTKSLLGDKFLDIEEKYDLKGDAEGFGSENEDGVSDEGGEDSFDDGGDDF, from the coding sequence GTGGCAGAATTAAAATTTAGAGTTTATTTAGAAGAAGACGATTCGATATATAGGGATGTGATCATTTTGCACAATCAAACCTTTTTGGATTTAAATAATATTATTTTAAAAGCATACGAATTTGATAGCAAATTTGAATCTACGTTTTATCGAAGCAATGATCAATGGCTAGAAGGACGTGAGATTACCAAGGAAAAATATGATAAATCTTATCGTGCGGATCCTTTAATCATGGCGGACACGACTATTGGAAGTGAGATTTTGGAAACCAATCAAAAGTTCAAATATGTGTATGATTTTACCAAACATTGGGCTTTTTTGATTGAATTGATAAAAATAACGAAAGAAATTAGTAGTAAAATTACCTATCCAGCAGTGGCTCGTTTGGAAGGAATTGGACCGCAACAATATGGTACAAAAAGCCTTTTGGGAGACAAATTTTTAGATATTGAAGAGAAATATGATCTCAAAGGTGATGCCGAAGGTTTTGGTTCTGAAAATGAAGATGGCGTTTCTGATGAAGGAGGTGAGGATAGTTTTGATGATGGTGGAGATGATTTTTAG